In the Theobroma cacao cultivar B97-61/B2 chromosome 1, Criollo_cocoa_genome_V2, whole genome shotgun sequence genome, one interval contains:
- the LOC18613000 gene encoding protein OPI10 homolog has translation MFGVVFPNRSFPMDISSFTQIDTFHWILDMNTFVGEAYDQTREICIFLLNNFTLPPDKALAVYVQSPGSPFVFCGAVTLQRPSAVLSLLWPELGGQMQLTAPDSATLSAKIGVSVEDLAALPSLDVAAEKKIERLALKVGENLFNFMQSFCGVDGSRLVVPMDILDRWFKKFQEKAKRDPDYLKGFAL, from the coding sequence atgtTCGGAGTGGTATTCCCCAACCGAAGCTTCCCAATGGACATCTCCAGCTTCACCCAAATCGACACCTTCCATTGGATCCTCGATATGAACACCTTCGTTGGTGAGGCCTACGATCAAACTCGTGAGATATGCATCTTCCTTTTGAACAACTTCACTTTGCCTCCAGACAAGGCTTTAGCTGTCTACGTTCAGTCCCCTGGCTCACCTTTCGTTTTCTGCGGCGCCGTCACTCTACAACGTCCCTCCGCTGTGCTTTCCCTGCTGTGGCCTGAGCTTGGTGGCCAGATGCAGTTGACCGCACCAGATTCTGCCACGCTCTCCGCCAAGATCGGTGTGTCAGTGGAGGATCTAGCTGCGCTGCCGTCGTTGGATGTGGCTGCTGAGAAGAAGATCGAACGGCTGGCGTTGAAAGTTGGGGAGAACTTGTTCAACTTTATGCAGTCGTTTTGTGGGGTTGATGGGTCCAGGTTGGTGGTGCCTATGGACATTTTGGATAGAtggtttaaaaaatttcaggAGAAAGCCAAGCGTGATCCTGACTACTTGAAGGGTTTCGCCTTGTAA
- the LOC18613001 gene encoding senescence-specific cysteine protease SAG39: MASVLPRECIIAFFLILAVCIPNVMSRELHEASLSQRLEQWMEEYGRVYKNDAETELRFSIFKSNLAFIESFNAAGNRPYKLSINEFADQTNEEFRAYRNGYRRAQRLTSRKETSFRYENVTALPASVDWRKKGAVTPIKDQAQCGSCWAFSAVAATEGIHQLTTGKLISLSEQELVDCDTQGEDQGCAGGEMEDAFEFIIRNHGIASEVTYPYKGDDGTCNKTKEASHAATITGYEVVPANSEKALMKAVANQPVSVSIDAGGYAFQFYSSGIFTGDCGTELDHGVTAVGYGTSEDGTMYWLVKNSWGTGWGEKGYIRMQRDIKAKEGLCGIAMDSSYPTA; encoded by the exons ATGGCTTCGGTTCTCCCCAGGGAATGTATCATAGCATTCTTCCTTATACTTGCTGTGTGCATCCCAAATGTAATGTCTCGCGAGCTACATGAGGCATCCTTGTCCCAGAGGCTTGAGCAATGGATGGAGGAATATGGTCGAGTCTACAAGAACGATGCAGAGACGGAACTGCGATTCAGCATATTCAAAAGCAATTTGGCGTTCATAGAATCATTTAATGCTGCAGGGAACCGACCTTACAAGCTAAGCATCAATGAATTCGCAGATCAGACCAACGAAGAGTTTAGGGCTTACAGGAATGGATACAGGAGGGCCCAAAGACTGAcatcaagaaaagaaacatcATTCCGGTATGAGAATGTGACGGCTCTGCCTGCTAGTGTGGACTGGAGGAAAAAAGGTGCTGTTACACCCATCAAGGACCAAGCCCAATGCG GTAGCTGCTGGGCATTTTCAGCTGTGGCGGCGACTGAAGGAATTCACCAACTAACTAcaggaaaattaatttccCTGTCTGAGCAAGAGCTGGTAGATTGTGACACCCAGGGTGAGGATCAAGGCTGTGCAGGTGGTGAAATGGAAGATGCATTCGAATTCATAATTCGTAACCATGGCATTGCATCTGAAGTCACTTACCCCTACAAGGGTGATGATGGGACTTGCAACAAAACAAAGGAGGCCTCCCATGCAGCTACAATAACTGGCTATGAGGTTGTTCCTGCAAATAGCGAAAAGGCATTAATGAAAGCTGTTGCAAACCAACCAGTATCAGTGTCCATTGATGCCGGAGGTTATGCCTTTCAATTCTACTCAAGTGGAATTTTCACTGGAGATTGCGGAACTGAACTTGACCATGGTGTTACGGCTGTTGGTTATGGTACCTCCGAAGATGGTACTATGTATTGGCTTGTCAAGAACTCATGGGGCACAGGATGGGGTGAAAAAGGATACATAAGGATGCAGCGAGACATCAAAGCCAAAGAAGGTCTCTGTGGCATAGCCATGGACTCCTCCTATCCAACTGCCTAA
- the LOC18613002 gene encoding protein NLRC3 isoform X3 encodes MCKDSCLDEAAELALLPSFSGCLGAIQISENILKYIGYVDHMSNSASELLKLSYHCQQFGNYARCLRLQNVLCVVESSQLLRNSKLQSLVVRWIRSFEHADGLCKLLSQNCKTLTSLKFVHCKLSSSFMDAICGSLYLGGAETHQIQHFSVSTSSFLEPNPVSLAHRLASFLSAGRSLCSLKLCDNHLDWNFARRVFSTLLDASSSLSILDLSENNIAGWLSNFNWRSNALLSSSGVAKSLQSLRILNLRGNNLRKDDAGSLRYALVHMPSLEILDLSDNPIEDDGIRSLIPYFAEASKMFFPLTDLNLENCELSYDGVTQLLDALSSVGKPLNSLSVADNGLGSQVAEALGNFWGTSIQVLNLEGIGLGPSGFRKLKDVGMEDLMLVEINISKNRGGIETAKFLSKLIRQAPKLIAVNAAYNLMPVESLIIICSALKTATGHLEQVDLTGNIWDYQPSHDTMLAEFQHNGRPILILPSSVASDVPYDDDP; translated from the exons ATGTGCAAAG ACAGTTGCCTAGATGAAGCAGCAGAGCTGGCTTTGCTCCCATCATTTAGTGGATGCCTTGGTGCAATACAGATTTCAG AGAACATACTGAAATATATTGGTTATGTGGATCATATGAGTAACTCAGCTTCAGAATTATTGAAATTGTCTTATCACTGTCAGCAATTTGGCAATTATGCTAG ATGTTTGAGACTTCAAAATGTGCTCTGTGTTGTAGAATCTAGT CAACTTTTGAGGAACTCCAAGTTGCAAAGCTTGGTGGTACGGTGGATCAGATCCTTTGAACAT GCTGATGGATTATGCAAACTTCTCAGTCAGAATTGTAAAACATTAACATCTCTTAAATTTGTACACTGCAAGCTTTCTTCCAGCTTTATGGATGCTATTTGTGGTTCCCTGTACTTGGGAGGTGCAGAGACTCACCAAATACAGCACTTCTCTGTTAGCACTTCAAGCTTTCTTGAACCGAATCCAGTGTCCTTAGCTCATAGACTTGCATCATTTCTATCAGCGGGAAG GTCCTTGTGTTCATTAAAGCTATGTGACAACCACCTGGATTGGAATTTTGCAAGAAGGGTTTTCAGTACTCTGCTTGATGCTTCATCCAGTCTATCAATCCTTGACCTTTCAGAGAACAAT ATAGCAGGATGGCTGTCGAATTTCAACTGGAGATCAAATGCCCTTCTGTCATCTTCAGGAGTGGCCAAATCTTTGCAGTCATTGCGCATCCTCAATTTACG GGGGAATAATCTACGGAAAGATGATGCTGGTAGCCTAAGATATGCCCTGGTTCATATGCCGAGCTTGGAGATTTTGGATCTTAGTGACAACCCAATTGAAGATGATGGCATAAG AAGTTTAATCCCTTATTTTGCCGAAGCATCTAAAATGTTTTTTCCCTTGACTGATTTGAATTTGGAGAACTGTGAGCTTTCCTATGACGGAGTGACTCAGCTATTGGATGCCCTATCAAGCGTAGGAAAACCATTGAATTCTCTCTCCGTTGCTGATAATGGCCTTGGCAG CCAAGTAGCAGAAGCTTTAGGAAACTTTTGGGGTACATCTATCCAAGTATTGAATCTCGAAGGTATTGGACTGGGTCCCTCTGGCTTTCGAAAACTAAAAGATGTAGGAATGGAGGACTTGATGCTTGTTGAAATTAACATAAG CAAAAACCGTGGTGGCATTGAAACTGCAAAGTTTTTGTCAAAGCTTATCCGGCAGGCTCCTAAACTGATTGCAGTTAATGCAGCATATAATCTTATGCCTGTAGAATCATTGATCATAATATGCTCTGCGCTGAAGACTGCAACGG GTCATCTAGAGCAAGTGGACTTGACAGGGAATATTTGGGACTATCAGCCCTCTCATGATACCATGCTTGCTGAATTTCAACATAATGGAAGGCCTATTTTAATTCTTCCCTCATCAGTAGCCTCAGATGTACCTTATGATGATGATCCCTAG
- the LOC18613002 gene encoding protein NLRC3 isoform X1 — MMEVPSLVSLSIDAVKRELLHGDDLIPHVYELPPELFNSLVNCLPPLALQKLQSEMLFRSYDDYDSTSDDLKNGRKRGRNGNFDKAWKALFKLRWPDLVNCVQPVDWQQIYWETHVQSCLDEAAELALLPSFSGCLGAIQISENILKYIGYVDHMSNSASELLKLSYHCQQFGNYARCLRLQNVLCVVESSQLLRNSKLQSLVVRWIRSFEHADGLCKLLSQNCKTLTSLKFVHCKLSSSFMDAICGSLYLGGAETHQIQHFSVSTSSFLEPNPVSLAHRLASFLSAGRSLCSLKLCDNHLDWNFARRVFSTLLDASSSLSILDLSENNIAGWLSNFNWRSNALLSSSGVAKSLQSLRILNLRGNNLRKDDAGSLRYALVHMPSLEILDLSDNPIEDDGIRSLIPYFAEASKMFFPLTDLNLENCELSYDGVTQLLDALSSVGKPLNSLSVADNGLGSQVAEALGNFWGTSIQVLNLEGIGLGPSGFRKLKDVGMEDLMLVEINISKNRGGIETAKFLSKLIRQAPKLIAVNAAYNLMPVESLIIICSALKTATGHLEQVDLTGNIWDYQPSHDTMLAEFQHNGRPILILPSSVASDVPYDDDP, encoded by the exons GAGATGATCTTATACCACATGTCTATGAGCTTCCACCAGAGTTGTTCAATTCCTTAGTAAATTGCCTACCTCCTTTGGCCTTGCAAAAGTTGCAAAGTGAAAT GCTGTTTAGGAGCTATGATGATTATGATTCTACTAGTGATGACTTAAAAAATGGGAGAAAACGTGGAAG AAATGGGAATTTCGATAAAGCATGGAAGGCATTGTTTAAGTTGCGTTGGCCTGATCTTGTAAATTGTGTCCAACCGGTTGATTGGCAGCAGATCTATTGGGAAACACATGTGCAAAG TTGCCTAGATGAAGCAGCAGAGCTGGCTTTGCTCCCATCATTTAGTGGATGCCTTGGTGCAATACAGATTTCAG AGAACATACTGAAATATATTGGTTATGTGGATCATATGAGTAACTCAGCTTCAGAATTATTGAAATTGTCTTATCACTGTCAGCAATTTGGCAATTATGCTAG ATGTTTGAGACTTCAAAATGTGCTCTGTGTTGTAGAATCTAGT CAACTTTTGAGGAACTCCAAGTTGCAAAGCTTGGTGGTACGGTGGATCAGATCCTTTGAACAT GCTGATGGATTATGCAAACTTCTCAGTCAGAATTGTAAAACATTAACATCTCTTAAATTTGTACACTGCAAGCTTTCTTCCAGCTTTATGGATGCTATTTGTGGTTCCCTGTACTTGGGAGGTGCAGAGACTCACCAAATACAGCACTTCTCTGTTAGCACTTCAAGCTTTCTTGAACCGAATCCAGTGTCCTTAGCTCATAGACTTGCATCATTTCTATCAGCGGGAAG GTCCTTGTGTTCATTAAAGCTATGTGACAACCACCTGGATTGGAATTTTGCAAGAAGGGTTTTCAGTACTCTGCTTGATGCTTCATCCAGTCTATCAATCCTTGACCTTTCAGAGAACAAT ATAGCAGGATGGCTGTCGAATTTCAACTGGAGATCAAATGCCCTTCTGTCATCTTCAGGAGTGGCCAAATCTTTGCAGTCATTGCGCATCCTCAATTTACG GGGGAATAATCTACGGAAAGATGATGCTGGTAGCCTAAGATATGCCCTGGTTCATATGCCGAGCTTGGAGATTTTGGATCTTAGTGACAACCCAATTGAAGATGATGGCATAAG AAGTTTAATCCCTTATTTTGCCGAAGCATCTAAAATGTTTTTTCCCTTGACTGATTTGAATTTGGAGAACTGTGAGCTTTCCTATGACGGAGTGACTCAGCTATTGGATGCCCTATCAAGCGTAGGAAAACCATTGAATTCTCTCTCCGTTGCTGATAATGGCCTTGGCAG CCAAGTAGCAGAAGCTTTAGGAAACTTTTGGGGTACATCTATCCAAGTATTGAATCTCGAAGGTATTGGACTGGGTCCCTCTGGCTTTCGAAAACTAAAAGATGTAGGAATGGAGGACTTGATGCTTGTTGAAATTAACATAAG CAAAAACCGTGGTGGCATTGAAACTGCAAAGTTTTTGTCAAAGCTTATCCGGCAGGCTCCTAAACTGATTGCAGTTAATGCAGCATATAATCTTATGCCTGTAGAATCATTGATCATAATATGCTCTGCGCTGAAGACTGCAACGG GTCATCTAGAGCAAGTGGACTTGACAGGGAATATTTGGGACTATCAGCCCTCTCATGATACCATGCTTGCTGAATTTCAACATAATGGAAGGCCTATTTTAATTCTTCCCTCATCAGTAGCCTCAGATGTACCTTATGATGATGATCCCTAG
- the LOC18613002 gene encoding protein NLRC3 isoform X2, producing the protein MLFRSYDDYDSTSDDLKNGRKRGRNGNFDKAWKALFKLRWPDLVNCVQPVDWQQIYWETHVQSCLDEAAELALLPSFSGCLGAIQISENILKYIGYVDHMSNSASELLKLSYHCQQFGNYARCLRLQNVLCVVESSQLLRNSKLQSLVVRWIRSFEHADGLCKLLSQNCKTLTSLKFVHCKLSSSFMDAICGSLYLGGAETHQIQHFSVSTSSFLEPNPVSLAHRLASFLSAGRSLCSLKLCDNHLDWNFARRVFSTLLDASSSLSILDLSENNIAGWLSNFNWRSNALLSSSGVAKSLQSLRILNLRGNNLRKDDAGSLRYALVHMPSLEILDLSDNPIEDDGIRSLIPYFAEASKMFFPLTDLNLENCELSYDGVTQLLDALSSVGKPLNSLSVADNGLGSQVAEALGNFWGTSIQVLNLEGIGLGPSGFRKLKDVGMEDLMLVEINISKNRGGIETAKFLSKLIRQAPKLIAVNAAYNLMPVESLIIICSALKTATGHLEQVDLTGNIWDYQPSHDTMLAEFQHNGRPILILPSSVASDVPYDDDP; encoded by the exons AT GCTGTTTAGGAGCTATGATGATTATGATTCTACTAGTGATGACTTAAAAAATGGGAGAAAACGTGGAAG AAATGGGAATTTCGATAAAGCATGGAAGGCATTGTTTAAGTTGCGTTGGCCTGATCTTGTAAATTGTGTCCAACCGGTTGATTGGCAGCAGATCTATTGGGAAACACATGTGCAAAG TTGCCTAGATGAAGCAGCAGAGCTGGCTTTGCTCCCATCATTTAGTGGATGCCTTGGTGCAATACAGATTTCAG AGAACATACTGAAATATATTGGTTATGTGGATCATATGAGTAACTCAGCTTCAGAATTATTGAAATTGTCTTATCACTGTCAGCAATTTGGCAATTATGCTAG ATGTTTGAGACTTCAAAATGTGCTCTGTGTTGTAGAATCTAGT CAACTTTTGAGGAACTCCAAGTTGCAAAGCTTGGTGGTACGGTGGATCAGATCCTTTGAACAT GCTGATGGATTATGCAAACTTCTCAGTCAGAATTGTAAAACATTAACATCTCTTAAATTTGTACACTGCAAGCTTTCTTCCAGCTTTATGGATGCTATTTGTGGTTCCCTGTACTTGGGAGGTGCAGAGACTCACCAAATACAGCACTTCTCTGTTAGCACTTCAAGCTTTCTTGAACCGAATCCAGTGTCCTTAGCTCATAGACTTGCATCATTTCTATCAGCGGGAAG GTCCTTGTGTTCATTAAAGCTATGTGACAACCACCTGGATTGGAATTTTGCAAGAAGGGTTTTCAGTACTCTGCTTGATGCTTCATCCAGTCTATCAATCCTTGACCTTTCAGAGAACAAT ATAGCAGGATGGCTGTCGAATTTCAACTGGAGATCAAATGCCCTTCTGTCATCTTCAGGAGTGGCCAAATCTTTGCAGTCATTGCGCATCCTCAATTTACG GGGGAATAATCTACGGAAAGATGATGCTGGTAGCCTAAGATATGCCCTGGTTCATATGCCGAGCTTGGAGATTTTGGATCTTAGTGACAACCCAATTGAAGATGATGGCATAAG AAGTTTAATCCCTTATTTTGCCGAAGCATCTAAAATGTTTTTTCCCTTGACTGATTTGAATTTGGAGAACTGTGAGCTTTCCTATGACGGAGTGACTCAGCTATTGGATGCCCTATCAAGCGTAGGAAAACCATTGAATTCTCTCTCCGTTGCTGATAATGGCCTTGGCAG CCAAGTAGCAGAAGCTTTAGGAAACTTTTGGGGTACATCTATCCAAGTATTGAATCTCGAAGGTATTGGACTGGGTCCCTCTGGCTTTCGAAAACTAAAAGATGTAGGAATGGAGGACTTGATGCTTGTTGAAATTAACATAAG CAAAAACCGTGGTGGCATTGAAACTGCAAAGTTTTTGTCAAAGCTTATCCGGCAGGCTCCTAAACTGATTGCAGTTAATGCAGCATATAATCTTATGCCTGTAGAATCATTGATCATAATATGCTCTGCGCTGAAGACTGCAACGG GTCATCTAGAGCAAGTGGACTTGACAGGGAATATTTGGGACTATCAGCCCTCTCATGATACCATGCTTGCTGAATTTCAACATAATGGAAGGCCTATTTTAATTCTTCCCTCATCAGTAGCCTCAGATGTACCTTATGATGATGATCCCTAG